One window of Ziziphus jujuba cultivar Dongzao chromosome 5, ASM3175591v1 genomic DNA carries:
- the LOC132803756 gene encoding uncharacterized protein LOC132803756 has protein sequence MGDSQQKGKTAYNTWTSQQSNMLLELMVDVANRGWRDSNGVFSKLTVESKILPKLNEALGFHPNQKYLRTDIFADFEDLKIVVGNRTAIGKNSIGLEDDIDARIYGQDESTHVKIDDYVYDEINEIYDYIGAIDGTHIPATINGRDVSSYRNCHGKFSQNVLAACNFDLKFIYVLSGWEGSAHDSKLLHDVLSKYFLVDCGFPNHRQFLAPFLGVRYHLQDFSRSDRHSETAAELFNLRHSSLRNVIERIFSIFKSRFIIFKSTPPFPFKTQTELVLDCAGLHNFHRKEYRSDEFRVESNDESPSPLLTQEIEENNFEELFESQEQQRENDNEWRTTIASNM, from the exons ATGGGAGATTCACAACAAAAAGGTAAAACTGCATATAACACATGGACCTCACAACAAAGTAATATGTTGTTGGAACTGATGGTTGATGTTGCTAATCGTGGATGGCGTGACAGTAATGGTGTATTTAGCAAACTAACTGTGGAAAGCAAGATACTTCCTAAGCTTAATGAAGCACTTGGGT TTCATCCAAACCAGAAATACCTTCGAACAGACATTTTTGCTGACTTTGAGGATTTGAAAATTGTTGTTGGGAATAGAACTGCTATTGGAAAAAACTCTATTGGATTAGAAGATGATATAGATGCTAGAATTTATGGACAAGATGAAAGTACACATGTTAAGATAGATGACTATGTATATGATGAGATTAACGAGATATAT gatTATATTGGAGCTATTGATGGCACACATATACCAGCAACAATAAATGGTCGCGATGTAAGTAGCTACCGTAATTGCCAtggaaaattttcacaaaacgtATTAGCAGCTTGTAACTTTGATTTAAAGTTCATATACGTACTCAGTGGATGGGAGGGTTCGGCTCATGATTCAAAATTGCTACATGATGTTTTATC taaatattttttggtGGATTGTGGATTTCCAAATCATCGACAATTTTTAGCTCCATTTCTAGGGGTTCGATATCATTTGCAAGATTTTTCTCGTTCAGACCGTCACTCCGAAACTGCAGCTGAATTGTTCAATCTACGTCACTCTTCATTAAGAAATGTAATTGAGAGGATATTTAGTATATTCAAATCtagattcataatttttaaGTCCACACCTCCATTTCCATTTAAGACACAAACAGAGCTAGTTTTAGATTGTGCAGGATTGCACAACTTTCATCGTAAAGAATATCGCTCTGATGAGTTTCGGGTAGAGTCAAATGATGAATCTCCATCACCGTTATTAACacaagaaattgaagaaaataattttgaggaGCTGTTTGAAAGTCAAGAGCAACAACGAGAGAATGATAATGAATGGAGAACTACAATTGCTTCAAATATGTGA
- the LOC132803662 gene encoding probable E3 ubiquitin-protein ligase RHC1A, with protein sequence MSLSPTRLGNNGGSGSGTGTYQLYWCYQCRRAVRLAPNTNPSEILCPRCFGHFLCEMDAERPSRIVDFTDFDLSPGARLLGALTLMLDPRIRRGLFGDPETEQETTSPLFRRRQTQEGADARDPEAQIFQGAPPRSRRRQRRNRSFDGTNWVRETTMEENENQPGAWILLRPLDPSNPFSPIFSRENSRTPGVDPRNYFFGPRLDELTEELTQNDRPGPPPAPESAIGKIPTVKIIEAHLKNDSPQCPVCMEEFKVGGEAKELPCKHIYHYDCIVPWLRLHNSCPVCRHELPVSPG encoded by the coding sequence ATGTCTTTAAGCCCAACTCGTCTCGGCAACAATGGCGGCAGCGGCAGCGGCACCGGAACCTACCAGCTTTACTGGTGCTACCAGTGCCGTAGAGCGGTCAGATTAGCCCCTAACACCAACCCTTCCGAGATCCTTTGCCCTCGTTGCTTCGGCCATTTCCTCTGCGAAATGGATGCAGAAAGGCCCAGTAGGATTGTCGATTTCACCGATTTCGATCTCTCTCCGGGAGCTCGATTACTCGGAGCGCTGACCCTAATGCTTGATCCTCGGATAAGGAGAGGCTTATTTGGAGATCCGGAGACGGAACAGGAAACAACCAGTCCGTTGTTCCGGAGGCGACAAACCCAAGAAGGTGCAGATGCTCGGGATCCAGAagctcaaatatttcaaggagcACCTCCGCGGTCGAGAAGGCGGCAGCGGCGAAACCGGAGCTTCGACGGGACGAATTGGGTCCGGGAAACCACCatggaagaaaatgaaaaccaacctgGGGCGTGGATTCTACTAAGACCCCTGGATCCTTCTAACCCTTTCTCGCCCATTTTCAGTCGGGAAAATTCCCGAACACCTGGTGTGGATCCCAGAAACTACTTTTTCGGACCGCGTTTAGATGAACTGACCGAGGAACTGACGCAGAACGACAGACCGGGACCCCCTCCGGCACCGGAATCGGCAATCGGTAAGATTCCGACTGTGAAAATCATTGAGGCGCATCTGAAAAATGACTCGCCGCAGTGTCCGGTTTGCATGGAGGAGTTCAAGGTGGGTGGTGAGGCAAAAGAATTGCCATGCAAACACATATACCATTATGACTGTATTGTTCCTTGGCTGCGACTTCACAATTCTTGCCCTGTCTGTCGGCACGAGTTGCCGGTATCGCCAGGTTAA
- the LOC132803663 gene encoding uncharacterized protein LOC132803663: MAPEEALGEVLQVPLGCVTPFALVNESARLVALLLDQGFKSQEYCFFHPLSNDMSISLNVSGLDKFLKSVGRDPTYVDLEASPSVGKDQPPDLAALVPTSSTVFSDPSENATSTNCSVSSSGANTAKVTANPSKPSSSVKNAKDKAVKSANPSASTTNVEAFVESILDKTSQLLLKEITEETIKEHGGQLGTVVSNIIRSRLSSDLNSTTMTFKNTAYTEGFHAGIHSSPRQSF; this comes from the exons ATGGCTCCTGAAGAAGCATTGGGAGAAGTACTTCAG GTGCCACTGGGTTGCGTCACACCATTTGCTTTGGTGAATGAATCAGCTAG aCTCGTCGCTCTGTTGTTAGATCAAGGGTTTAAAAGTCAGGAATACTGCTTCTTTCACCCACTATCAAATGATATGTCAATCT CTCTCAATGTCTCTGGTCTTGACAAGTTTCTTAAATCTGTTGGGAGAGACCCCACATATGTAGACTTGGAG GCTAGCCCTTCGGTAGGAAAAGACCAACCTCCTGATCTTGCTGCTCTTGTCCCAACGAGTAGCACAGTTTTCTCTGATCCTTCAGAAAATGCAACATCAACAAACTGCTCTGTGTCCTCTTCTGGTGCCAACACCGCTAAAGTCACTG CGAATCCATCAAAGCCATCCTCTAGTGTGAAAAATGCGAAGGATAAAGCAGTCAAAAGTGCAAATCCATCTGCCTCGACAACAAATGTTGAGGCATTTGTGGAATCAATACTGGATAAAACATCTCAGCTGTTGCTTAAAGAG ATAACTGAAGAGACTATCAAGGAACATGGAGGACAGCTGGGAACTGTAGTATCTAATATTATCAGAAGCCGTCTTAGCTCGGATTTGAACAGTACCACT ATGACATTCAAGAACACTGCATATACAGAAGGATTTCATGCTGGCATTCACTCTTCTCCCAGGCAAAGTTTTTGA